Proteins co-encoded in one Zavarzinia compransoris genomic window:
- a CDS encoding ShlB/FhaC/HecB family hemolysin secretion/activation protein, which yields MKRLVTGGSALALALLLGPGAVRAQALPPSADPGRVDERIGLPPASPSSDEGLDIPALTPEAAPAGAETVRFQLRAVDLSGNTALRDEDLAGLYGQYLDREVSLATLYEIAAAVTNRYRAEGYILSQALVPAQRIVDGRVAIVVIEGRIDKVTVEGEDSSGRIAALAAEIAGESPLTGGTLERYLLLIQDIAGLRARAVLAPSATVEGAADLTLILSRNPVDGYVSIDNRGSAVIGPYQATVGVNLNNALGGDERIALTVLAAPIDDELYYAQLRLAQPVGSEGTVLALVAARSLTNPGATLTPFENEGEATSFEASVEHPFVRSRALSLRGSITLAWRDATSDFFTASNPTRIYDDHLRVLRAGLSLDAIDDLGGSNSASLTLSQGLNVAGASEKGDGNLSRGNGDPQFTSLSGRVSRLQPLGEEFAVNASGQFQYAFDPLLASEEIGFGGLNFGSAFTSSALSGDSGIGGRLEFIWFWALTPEAAGDFLLQGQSYLFVDGGAIWQAARPTGERARDGLGSAGLGTRFQLERQVFGGWELAFPVDNPADQPKPRSGRLFFQLGASF from the coding sequence GTGAAGCGATTGGTTACCGGCGGCTCGGCTCTGGCCTTGGCGCTGCTTCTCGGCCCTGGCGCGGTGCGGGCGCAGGCGCTGCCCCCGTCCGCCGATCCCGGCCGCGTGGACGAGCGGATCGGCCTGCCGCCGGCCTCGCCGTCGTCGGACGAGGGCCTGGATATTCCGGCCCTGACGCCCGAGGCGGCGCCCGCCGGGGCGGAAACGGTGCGCTTCCAGCTTCGTGCCGTCGACCTGAGCGGCAATACGGCGCTGCGGGACGAGGACCTCGCCGGCCTTTACGGCCAATATCTGGACCGCGAGGTTTCGCTGGCCACGCTTTACGAGATCGCGGCCGCCGTCACCAACCGCTACCGGGCCGAGGGCTATATCCTGTCCCAGGCGCTGGTCCCGGCGCAGCGCATCGTCGACGGCCGCGTCGCCATCGTCGTGATCGAGGGCAGGATCGACAAGGTGACCGTCGAGGGCGAGGACAGTTCCGGCCGCATCGCCGCCCTGGCCGCGGAAATCGCCGGAGAATCGCCCCTGACCGGCGGCACGCTCGAACGCTATCTCCTGCTGATCCAGGATATCGCCGGGCTGCGGGCGCGGGCCGTGCTCGCGCCGTCGGCCACGGTCGAGGGCGCCGCCGACCTGACCCTGATCCTGAGCCGGAATCCGGTCGACGGCTATGTCAGCATCGACAACCGGGGCTCGGCGGTCATCGGGCCCTATCAGGCCACCGTCGGCGTCAACCTGAACAATGCGCTGGGCGGCGACGAGCGCATCGCCCTGACCGTGCTGGCCGCGCCGATCGACGACGAACTCTATTACGCCCAGCTTCGCCTGGCGCAGCCGGTGGGCAGCGAGGGCACGGTTCTCGCCCTGGTCGCGGCCAGGAGCCTGACCAACCCGGGCGCCACGCTCACCCCCTTCGAGAACGAGGGCGAGGCGACCAGTTTCGAGGCCAGCGTCGAACATCCCTTCGTGCGCAGCCGGGCCCTGTCGCTGCGCGGCAGCATCACGCTTGCCTGGCGCGACGCGACTTCGGATTTCTTCACCGCCAGCAATCCGACGCGGATCTATGACGATCACCTGCGCGTGCTGCGGGCCGGCCTGTCGCTGGATGCGATCGACGACCTCGGCGGCAGCAACAGCGCCAGCCTGACCCTGTCCCAGGGCCTGAATGTCGCCGGCGCCAGCGAGAAGGGCGACGGTAACCTTTCCCGCGGCAACGGCGATCCGCAGTTCACCAGCCTCTCGGGCCGCGTCAGCCGCCTGCAGCCGCTCGGCGAAGAGTTCGCCGTCAATGCCAGCGGGCAGTTCCAATATGCCTTCGATCCCCTGCTGGCGTCGGAAGAGATCGGTTTCGGCGGCCTCAACTTCGGCTCGGCCTTCACCTCCTCCGCGCTCTCGGGCGACAGCGGCATCGGCGGCCGGCTGGAATTCATCTGGTTCTGGGCCTTGACGCCGGAGGCGGCGGGCGATTTCCTGCTCCAGGGCCAGTCCTACCTGTTCGTCGATGGCGGCGCGATCTGGCAGGCGGCCCGCCCGACCGGCGAACGCGCGCGGGACGGCCTCGGCTCGGCCGGCCTCGGCACCCGGTTCCAATTGGAACGCCAGGTGTTCGGCGGCTGGGAACTGGCCTTTCCCGTCGACAATCCCGCCGATCAGCCCAAACCGCGCAGCGGCCGCCTGTTCTTCCAACTCGGGGCCTCCTTCTGA